A single genomic interval of Sander lucioperca isolate FBNREF2018 chromosome 9, SLUC_FBN_1.2, whole genome shotgun sequence harbors:
- the LOC116042367 gene encoding uncharacterized protein LOC116042367 isoform X2, with the protein MTIPERNEKKHQMIPSKLLKTVGLLPLERYVTTYSRDYKPFSECHRQANQLKPRTEPKAAPAFINPPQTRRETWPVFHQCFYKTTNSIYGSSSCLQPPSCSFFPASLPSFGIPVPSVSEASSWIIGSSLLDSRTQDVGVARETGSLLGEEEKCQLHYIFGGKANVLEQQEAKDKPQKKIDVLYEEGVIVLSSLGGPACSEDCVRSLCKEAGLQHLLHLPVASSPILTIKDTENWDSGCLRVLGSTIGLNNSTFLQSTSRQCSCAWETECPNCCWKMQSFSRSSTHTLARVQPTFYCPQPSRRLPLTEYQSSYTAAWAQPKMQQSDIHYRDPPRKQILYPSF; encoded by the exons ACTGTGGGGCTGTTGCCTTTAGAGAGATATGTCACCACTTATAGTAGAGACTATAAACCCTTCAGTGAGTGCCACCGACAGGCCAACCAGCTGAAGCCCAGAACTGAACCTAAAGCTGCTCCTGCATTTATCAACCCACCTCAG ACTCGTCGTGAAACCTGGCCTGTATTTCATCAATGCTTTTACAAAACAACTAACAGCATATACGGCTCAAGTAGCTGTTTACAg CCTCCCTCTTGTTCCTTCTTCCCTGCATCCTTGCCTTCATTTGGCATTCCCGTTCCTTCCGTCTCTGAGGCGTCTTCTTGGATTATTGGCTCTTCCCTGTTAGATTCCAGGACGCAGGACGTGGGAGTTGCAAGGGAGACTGGGTCTTTACTTGGTGAGGAGGAGAAATGTCAGCTGCACTACATTTTTGGTGGAAAGG CGAATGTGTTAGAGCAGCAGGAGGCTAAAGATAAGCCGCAGAAGAAGATTGATGTTCTCTACGAGGAAG GTGTGATTGTGTTGTCATCTCTTGGCGGTCCGGCCTGCTCTGAAGATTGTGTTAGATCTCTCTGTAAAGAAGCCGGGCTGCAGCACCTTCTCCACCTCCCTGTGGCCTCCAGTCCAATTCTCACAATCAAAG ATACTGAAAATTGGGACAGTGGCTGCTTGAGGGTCTTGGGATCAACTATTGGACTGAATAATAGTACCTTCCTTCAGTCTACTTCCAGGCAGTGTAGTTG TGCATGGGAAACTGAGTGCCCTAATTGTTGCTGGAAGATGCAAAGCTTCTCTCGAAGCAGCACACACACTCTGGCCCGTGTACAGCCAACTTTCTACTGCCCACAACCCAGCAGGAGACTACCGCTGACAGAGTACCAATCCAGCTATACTGCTGCG TGGGCCCAGCCAAAGATGCAGCAGAGTGACATTCACTATCGTGATCCTCCTCGTAAACAGATACTTTATCCTTCATTCTGA
- the LOC116042367 gene encoding uncharacterized protein LOC116042367 isoform X1: MTIPERNEKKHQMIPSKLLKTVGLLPLERYVTTYSRDYKPFSECHRQANQLKPRTEPKAAPAFINPPQTRRETWPVFHQCFYKTTNSIYGSSSCLQPPSCSFFPASLPSFGIPVPSVSEASSWIIGSSLLDSRTQDVGVARETGSLLGEEEKCQLHYIFGGKANVLEQQEAKDKPQKKIDVLYEEGVIVLSSLGGPACSEDCVRSLCKEAGLQHLLHLPVASSPILTIKDTENWDSGCLRVLGSTIGLNNSTFLQSTSRQCSCSAWETECPNCCWKMQSFSRSSTHTLARVQPTFYCPQPSRRLPLTEYQSSYTAAWAQPKMQQSDIHYRDPPRKQILYPSF; the protein is encoded by the exons ACTGTGGGGCTGTTGCCTTTAGAGAGATATGTCACCACTTATAGTAGAGACTATAAACCCTTCAGTGAGTGCCACCGACAGGCCAACCAGCTGAAGCCCAGAACTGAACCTAAAGCTGCTCCTGCATTTATCAACCCACCTCAG ACTCGTCGTGAAACCTGGCCTGTATTTCATCAATGCTTTTACAAAACAACTAACAGCATATACGGCTCAAGTAGCTGTTTACAg CCTCCCTCTTGTTCCTTCTTCCCTGCATCCTTGCCTTCATTTGGCATTCCCGTTCCTTCCGTCTCTGAGGCGTCTTCTTGGATTATTGGCTCTTCCCTGTTAGATTCCAGGACGCAGGACGTGGGAGTTGCAAGGGAGACTGGGTCTTTACTTGGTGAGGAGGAGAAATGTCAGCTGCACTACATTTTTGGTGGAAAGG CGAATGTGTTAGAGCAGCAGGAGGCTAAAGATAAGCCGCAGAAGAAGATTGATGTTCTCTACGAGGAAG GTGTGATTGTGTTGTCATCTCTTGGCGGTCCGGCCTGCTCTGAAGATTGTGTTAGATCTCTCTGTAAAGAAGCCGGGCTGCAGCACCTTCTCCACCTCCCTGTGGCCTCCAGTCCAATTCTCACAATCAAAG ATACTGAAAATTGGGACAGTGGCTGCTTGAGGGTCTTGGGATCAACTATTGGACTGAATAATAGTACCTTCCTTCAGTCTACTTCCAGGCAGTGTAGTTG caGTGCATGGGAAACTGAGTGCCCTAATTGTTGCTGGAAGATGCAAAGCTTCTCTCGAAGCAGCACACACACTCTGGCCCGTGTACAGCCAACTTTCTACTGCCCACAACCCAGCAGGAGACTACCGCTGACAGAGTACCAATCCAGCTATACTGCTGCG TGGGCCCAGCCAAAGATGCAGCAGAGTGACATTCACTATCGTGATCCTCCTCGTAAACAGATACTTTATCCTTCATTCTGA
- the LOC116042367 gene encoding uncharacterized protein LOC116042367 isoform X3 — MIPSKLLKTVGLLPLERYVTTYSRDYKPFSECHRQANQLKPRTEPKAAPAFINPPQTRRETWPVFHQCFYKTTNSIYGSSSCLQPPSCSFFPASLPSFGIPVPSVSEASSWIIGSSLLDSRTQDVGVARETGSLLGEEEKCQLHYIFGGKANVLEQQEAKDKPQKKIDVLYEEGVIVLSSLGGPACSEDCVRSLCKEAGLQHLLHLPVASSPILTIKDTENWDSGCLRVLGSTIGLNNSTFLQSTSRQCSCSAWETECPNCCWKMQSFSRSSTHTLARVQPTFYCPQPSRRLPLTEYQSSYTAAWAQPKMQQSDIHYRDPPRKQILYPSF; from the exons ACTGTGGGGCTGTTGCCTTTAGAGAGATATGTCACCACTTATAGTAGAGACTATAAACCCTTCAGTGAGTGCCACCGACAGGCCAACCAGCTGAAGCCCAGAACTGAACCTAAAGCTGCTCCTGCATTTATCAACCCACCTCAG ACTCGTCGTGAAACCTGGCCTGTATTTCATCAATGCTTTTACAAAACAACTAACAGCATATACGGCTCAAGTAGCTGTTTACAg CCTCCCTCTTGTTCCTTCTTCCCTGCATCCTTGCCTTCATTTGGCATTCCCGTTCCTTCCGTCTCTGAGGCGTCTTCTTGGATTATTGGCTCTTCCCTGTTAGATTCCAGGACGCAGGACGTGGGAGTTGCAAGGGAGACTGGGTCTTTACTTGGTGAGGAGGAGAAATGTCAGCTGCACTACATTTTTGGTGGAAAGG CGAATGTGTTAGAGCAGCAGGAGGCTAAAGATAAGCCGCAGAAGAAGATTGATGTTCTCTACGAGGAAG GTGTGATTGTGTTGTCATCTCTTGGCGGTCCGGCCTGCTCTGAAGATTGTGTTAGATCTCTCTGTAAAGAAGCCGGGCTGCAGCACCTTCTCCACCTCCCTGTGGCCTCCAGTCCAATTCTCACAATCAAAG ATACTGAAAATTGGGACAGTGGCTGCTTGAGGGTCTTGGGATCAACTATTGGACTGAATAATAGTACCTTCCTTCAGTCTACTTCCAGGCAGTGTAGTTG caGTGCATGGGAAACTGAGTGCCCTAATTGTTGCTGGAAGATGCAAAGCTTCTCTCGAAGCAGCACACACACTCTGGCCCGTGTACAGCCAACTTTCTACTGCCCACAACCCAGCAGGAGACTACCGCTGACAGAGTACCAATCCAGCTATACTGCTGCG TGGGCCCAGCCAAAGATGCAGCAGAGTGACATTCACTATCGTGATCCTCCTCGTAAACAGATACTTTATCCTTCATTCTGA
- the LOC116042367 gene encoding uncharacterized protein LOC116042367 isoform X4, with amino-acid sequence MTIPERNEKKHQMIPSKLLKTVGLLPLERYVTTYSRDYKPFSECHRQANQLKPRTEPKAAPAFINPPQTRRETWPVFHQCFYKTTNSIYGSSSCLQPPSCSFFPASLPSFGIPVPSVSEASSWIIGSSLLDSRTQDVGVARETGSLLGEEEKCQLHYIFGGKANVLEQQEAKDKPQKKIDVLYEEGVIVLSSLGGPACSEDCVRSLCKEAGLQHLLHLPVASSPILTIKDTENWDSGCLRVLGSTIGLNNSTFLQSTSRQCSCSAWETECPNCCWKMQSFSRSSTHTLARVQPTFYCPQPSRRLPLTEYQSSYTAAVKEVN; translated from the exons ACTGTGGGGCTGTTGCCTTTAGAGAGATATGTCACCACTTATAGTAGAGACTATAAACCCTTCAGTGAGTGCCACCGACAGGCCAACCAGCTGAAGCCCAGAACTGAACCTAAAGCTGCTCCTGCATTTATCAACCCACCTCAG ACTCGTCGTGAAACCTGGCCTGTATTTCATCAATGCTTTTACAAAACAACTAACAGCATATACGGCTCAAGTAGCTGTTTACAg CCTCCCTCTTGTTCCTTCTTCCCTGCATCCTTGCCTTCATTTGGCATTCCCGTTCCTTCCGTCTCTGAGGCGTCTTCTTGGATTATTGGCTCTTCCCTGTTAGATTCCAGGACGCAGGACGTGGGAGTTGCAAGGGAGACTGGGTCTTTACTTGGTGAGGAGGAGAAATGTCAGCTGCACTACATTTTTGGTGGAAAGG CGAATGTGTTAGAGCAGCAGGAGGCTAAAGATAAGCCGCAGAAGAAGATTGATGTTCTCTACGAGGAAG GTGTGATTGTGTTGTCATCTCTTGGCGGTCCGGCCTGCTCTGAAGATTGTGTTAGATCTCTCTGTAAAGAAGCCGGGCTGCAGCACCTTCTCCACCTCCCTGTGGCCTCCAGTCCAATTCTCACAATCAAAG ATACTGAAAATTGGGACAGTGGCTGCTTGAGGGTCTTGGGATCAACTATTGGACTGAATAATAGTACCTTCCTTCAGTCTACTTCCAGGCAGTGTAGTTG caGTGCATGGGAAACTGAGTGCCCTAATTGTTGCTGGAAGATGCAAAGCTTCTCTCGAAGCAGCACACACACTCTGGCCCGTGTACAGCCAACTTTCTACTGCCCACAACCCAGCAGGAGACTACCGCTGACAGAGTACCAATCCAGCTATACTGCTGCGGTAAAAGAGGTCAACTGA